In Primulina huaijiensis isolate GDHJ02 chromosome 4, ASM1229523v2, whole genome shotgun sequence, the DNA window GATCACTTCTAATATCTAATAGAAGTCTTTTTTTAACACTAGCCGTAGCCTCACTTATGTTTTCTTTTATACCTTTTCAACTAAATGGTTATCATGGGTTAGTGTTCTGTAGCTTACCTACATCTTTTCGTTTTTTTAGTATAAACCCCAACTGATTCTTGAAAATTGTTGTACGTTCTATCAATCTTTGTCACATTACTAGTCAAAGCTTGATATCGTGGCTTACAATGTCTTGACTGTCTGAAAGATTTTTACAATTGACTTCATGCTATTTTTTATATAGTCCGAAGTTCGCAGAATCAATGATGATCCACTCTTCTGCATTCCTTCTGCCGAATCTTTCTTCTGGTAGTAGCGATTACGCTCTGGTTTTGCTCAACCAATGTTTGCCTCGATTTACTCCTCTTCTCTGGAAGCACTGTAATTGTCATGCATCCAAATCTCTagattgtgtttttttttgttttgcttCGTTCAAATTATTTTGAGATCTTCTTTTGGCTTTGCAGCACAATTTCGTGTATGTGCGGACGGTGGAGCGAACAGGGTGTATGACGAGTTACCGCTGCTGTTCCCTGAAGCGGAGCCTTTGGATATTCGCAAAAGGTTTGTAGTTTGATTCTATGTTTCTGGAATCAATGAGATTGTGAAATGAGAGATATTGTCATAATAAGAAGATATCCCTTTGATAAATTGAACTGAAAATGGTGTTGGTGATTTGCAGCATTTGCTTCTTAAGAATTTTGTGTGTGGTCCAGGTATAAGCCAGATGTGATCAAAGGAGACATGGATTCAATCAGAGCAGAAGTTTTGGAGTTCTACAAAAATGCAGTTAGTTAATTATTTGCTTTTCGCTTGAACAGTCATTTGGACATCTGATTTAACCAAAAAATGATAGTTATGGATCCTAAGTTTGTTTCTTCGTTTCCGAATGATTCACGTATAGCTTTATGACCGTTGCTTTCTTTTTTCGAAAAAAGTCACCTTGACATATTTTTTATGATCGTGTTGAAATCGGCATTTTATATCTTTCTCTAGATTTAGCTTTACATATAATACTCTAATTCTTTGGCATTTCCAAATATCTATTTTCTAAGTTGTCATATTTACTTGTCAAATGCAGGGGACTGAAATAGTCGATGCTTCCCATGATCAGGACACCACAGATTTACACAAATGTGTGGCATATATTCGAGATTTACCAGATCGGCTTAATCAAAATGTATTTTCTCATGCTcaaaatcttgattttgttgGGTATTTGTTtgctatatattatttatttcaccACCTCAAAATTGAAAACCATCAAGAACCAGGGAAGGATTTCCTTTCTGATTGTTTTtcttaataatatgatatctaTTTTGATGGGAATATGATAGAGTTTTAAGTGAAAGATCTTCGATCTCTCTTCTCTCCTTTATTGTTCTTTTTCAGTTTCACATTTCTATATCTATTTAAGCTTGCATTCGGTTATAATTGAATGTTTCTTTCAGCTATGCATTCTTGTTGCTGGTGCACTTGGCGGAAGGTTTGACCACGAGGTTGGGAATATCAATGTTATATGCCGTTTCTCAAGCACAAGGATAGTTCTTCTATCTGATGATTGCCTCATCCAACTTCTTCCACGTAGTCATAATCATGAGATTCATATCCAACCAAGCGTCGAGGGTCCACATTGTGGCCTCGTCCCTATTGGTGCACCCTCTAAAAGCACCTCAACCACGGGGCTCGAGTGGAATCTTAGTAAGTTTTGCTAAACTAAATACATTTTACACTGTCGAGAATACTGCTCGAGCTCTAATTTTTTGACGTGTGCTATATTTATTTCTGAGCTTGATCTGTAGTTAGTTAATGCATTGTGTTTCAGCC includes these proteins:
- the LOC140975611 gene encoding thiamine pyrophosphokinase 1-like isoform X1; protein product: MMKLDLLSSPKFAESMMIHSSAFLLPNLSSGSSDYALVLLNQCLPRFTPLLWKHSQFRVCADGGANRVYDELPLLFPEAEPLDIRKRYKPDVIKGDMDSIRAEVLEFYKNAGTEIVDASHDQDTTDLHKCVAYIRDLPDRLNQNLCILVAGALGGRFDHEVGNINVICRFSSTRIVLLSDDCLIQLLPRSHNHEIHIQPSVEGPHCGLVPIGAPSKSTSTTGLEWNLTNTEMRFGGLISTSNIVKEDIITVRSDSDLLWTISIRKA
- the LOC140975611 gene encoding thiamine pyrophosphokinase 1-like isoform X4 encodes the protein MMKLDLLSSPKFAESMMIHSSAFLLPNLSSGSSDYALVLLNQCLPRFTPLLWKHSQFRVCADGGANRVYDELPLLFPEAEPLDIRKRYKPDVIKGDMDSIRAEVLEFYKNALCILVAGALGGRFDHEVGNINVICRFSSTRIVLLSDDCLIQLLPRSHNHEIHIQPSVEGPHCGLVPIGAPSKSTSTTGLEWNLTNTEMRFGGLISTSNIVKEDIITVRSDSDLLWTISIRKA
- the LOC140975611 gene encoding thiamine pyrophosphokinase 1-like isoform X3; protein product: MMKLDLLSSPKFAESMMIHSSAFLLPNLSSGSSDYALVLLNQCLPRFTPLLWKHSQFRVCADGGANRVYDELPLLFPEAEPLDIRKRYKPDVIKGDMDSIRAEVLEFYKNAGTEIVDASHDQDTTDLHKCVAYIRDLPDRLNQNLCILVAGALGGRFDHEVGNINVICRFSSTRIVLLSDDCLIQLLPRSHNHEIHIQPSVEGPHCGLVPIGAPSKSTSTTGLEWNLINALCFSQYGNEIRWSH
- the LOC140975611 gene encoding thiamine pyrophosphokinase 1-like isoform X2; translation: MMIHSSAFLLPNLSSGSSDYALVLLNQCLPRFTPLLWKHSQFRVCADGGANRVYDELPLLFPEAEPLDIRKRYKPDVIKGDMDSIRAEVLEFYKNAGTEIVDASHDQDTTDLHKCVAYIRDLPDRLNQNLCILVAGALGGRFDHEVGNINVICRFSSTRIVLLSDDCLIQLLPRSHNHEIHIQPSVEGPHCGLVPIGAPSKSTSTTGLEWNLTNTEMRFGGLISTSNIVKEDIITVRSDSDLLWTISIRKA